A single window of Shewanella sp. Choline-02u-19 DNA harbors:
- a CDS encoding FeoA family protein — protein sequence MKLSELSPGDFARISQVGQIDLPAVVKRKLLSMGITPNTRFSLIRRAPMGSGVELDIRGSKLCMRRDLADIIEVEKSNG from the coding sequence ATGAAGTTAAGTGAATTAAGTCCAGGCGATTTCGCCAGAATTTCTCAGGTAGGGCAAATTGATCTACCTGCTGTTGTAAAGCGCAAACTCCTATCGATGGGGATCACTCCAAATACTCGATTTTCTTTGATCCGCAGAGCACCTATGGGCTCTGGCGTAGAATTAGATATCCGAGGCAGTAAATTATGTATGCGTCGTGATTTAGCAGATATTATTGAGG